Part of the Flagellimonas eckloniae genome, ACTGCGTTTTGCTTGCTCATCGTTGAGAATAATAAAACACTTTTAAAAAAATCTAATAGATTGTTGAAATCTTAGTATTCTGAATTAGAGTAAGTTGATATAAAATGTTTTAGAAATAGATGCATTATGAGGTTATTTATTGCTGATATGTCTAAATTAATTTGGTTTTTTGAAAAAAAAAACTACCATTGTCTGGATATCCCAAGGGATTGAAATCAACGAACAACCAATAGAAATGATTGATAAACTATACACTCCCTTTTTACTTCTTGTCATTTTCCCATTTTTTGTTGCAATTGGCCAAACACTTGATGCTGAGTTACTGGAATTGAAGTTCTCGAACGATGGTGATCCTGAAAGATTCACAAGGTCGGAAAATGGATTTTATTTTACCGCTGATGATGATGAATTATGGTTTACAGATGGAACTGTGGACAAAGCATATCTATTTGCTACATCAAATCCCAAGGGAGACATTAGTTTGATATACCCAGCAGGTGATATGGTTTTTTTTGTTGCTGAAGCGAACAATAGAACAAAAGAGTTATGGGTTAGCGATGGCACTGAGGAAGGAACTTTTCAACTTACGGATAGAAGTTTGTCTATTTCCCAGGACGATTCCATTAGGGATATAAAAATGTTTGGTAATAACATTTATTTTGGAGCATATGATGAAATGTTGGGGTTTGAATTATGGGTAAGCGATGGTAGCTCGGAGGGAACATATGTCCTCAAAGATATTAACGAAGGAGACCAAGACAGTTCTCCATTTGACTTCTTTGTTTTTGAGGGAAGTCTTTTTTTTAAGGCCTACACCGAAGAACTGGGTACCGAATTGTGGAAATCAGACGGTACTTCGGATGGTACAACATGGTTTAAAGACATAAATGAGGGTGATGTAAGCGCTTTTACTTACGCAGGTGGATATGAGGTCTTAGAAGATAGCTTTTATTTTTTTGCAAACAGTGGAATCAATGGATCGGAATTGTGGAAAAGTGATGGAAGTGCAGAAGGCACTTTTCTTTTAAAGGATATAAATCAGCAATTCGATGGCAGCTCTAGCAATACGCAAATGACTGGTGGTGCAATTAATGGCAGTCTTATTTTTGTGGCAAACGATGGTCTATCAGGAAATGAACTTTGGGTCACCGATGGAACTGAGGAAGGCACCAAAATACTGAAAGATATAGCTCCTGACTTTGCTTCTGGGATAAACCCCTATAATTTTGACATTGTCTTTTCAGGTTCAAGCGCATTTTTTTATGCAACCGATGCTGGGGAAGAAAATGGTCTTTGGATAAGTAATGGGACAACTGAGGGCACAAAATTCTTGAAAGAAGTCGCTGTGTCAAATTTAACATATGATGATACGAAAGAATCGGTAGCTTTTTTTGGTAATGGTTCAGGCTATGATAGGATTTTATGGCAAAGTGATGGTACTTTGGAAGGCACCCAACCTATTTCAGAAAAAGCAACAGCTTCTAATATAAGCTCCCATGAAAACAACATTATTATAATTAATGGCAAGATTTTTTTCGCTGCGGAAACAGAACACCATGGTATAGAATTGTGGTCCTCGGATGGAACTGATACAGGCACCTCTCTTTTTAAGGATTTAGATAGTTCTTATGGTGTCATTCCATCATTGCTAACTGCTGTGGGCAACCAACTCTTCTTTCGGGGCAATGAATATGGTTATTATGGTCTATGTACCAGTGATGGCACCATTGAAGGAACAAAATACTTGGATATCAATTTGGATGGACAAAGTATCGACGAAGACTCCGAATTTATTGATTTTAATGGGAAGTTGGTTGTTAGCGCCAATGACGGTACACATGGGTATGAATTGTGGATTAGTGATGGCACTCAGGAAGGAACAAAAATGATAAAGGATATAAATCCTGGAAGCGCCAGTAGTATGTACAATGAATTTTACGCAAAAACATTTACAGTGATTAATGATAGATTATACTTTATTGCAGACGATGGAGTATATGGATCAGAACTTTGGACCAGCGATGGGACTGAATCCGGTACTTATAGGATTACGGATATTGCCCAAGGAATTGGCAATCATTTTGGAAGCTATCCCCTGCATTTGACTGGTTATAATGGAATGATTTATTTTTCCGCTTCCGATGGTACAGGAAGTGCACTTTATAGAACAGATGGTACATCAGAAGGAACTATAAAATTGGTTGAGTTAGATCGAATAGAGATGATTGAATTGCTGGACGATAGGCTTATACTTGCAGCGCAAAATTTAGATTCTAGTGATGATTCCTTTTATCTCTGGTCCTTTGATCCAAGTATGGAAACCATTGAAAATTTAAATATGGCTATAGGCTATAATGATATTCCATATCGTGCAATTTTGAACGAGGAATTGTTTTTTTATGGAGGGAATATTTTGACCGATGAGATTGGCATATTGAAAACAAATGGAAAGTATGGAGGAAATATTTTGCTTTTGGATAGAAGCGACCACCCTTATCAAAATTTCGGTATCGGTAACGTTCTTCGATGTGGGGGAAACGTTTATTTCGGAGTTCAGGAGGGTTTTTCTTCAGACAAAGAACTTTGGAAAACAGATGGTTCTGTCGAAGGTACGGTACCAATAATTTCGGAACAAGAAGGGGTCTTCAACTATATAGGTGAGTTGGAATGCTTTAATGGGAATTTGTTTTTCAAGCAAACTGTTGATTC contains:
- a CDS encoding ELWxxDGT repeat protein codes for the protein MKKKTTIVWISQGIEINEQPIEMIDKLYTPFLLLVIFPFFVAIGQTLDAELLELKFSNDGDPERFTRSENGFYFTADDDELWFTDGTVDKAYLFATSNPKGDISLIYPAGDMVFFVAEANNRTKELWVSDGTEEGTFQLTDRSLSISQDDSIRDIKMFGNNIYFGAYDEMLGFELWVSDGSSEGTYVLKDINEGDQDSSPFDFFVFEGSLFFKAYTEELGTELWKSDGTSDGTTWFKDINEGDVSAFTYAGGYEVLEDSFYFFANSGINGSELWKSDGSAEGTFLLKDINQQFDGSSSNTQMTGGAINGSLIFVANDGLSGNELWVTDGTEEGTKILKDIAPDFASGINPYNFDIVFSGSSAFFYATDAGEENGLWISNGTTEGTKFLKEVAVSNLTYDDTKESVAFFGNGSGYDRILWQSDGTLEGTQPISEKATASNISSHENNIIIINGKIFFAAETEHHGIELWSSDGTDTGTSLFKDLDSSYGVIPSLLTAVGNQLFFRGNEYGYYGLCTSDGTIEGTKYLDINLDGQSIDEDSEFIDFNGKLVVSANDGTHGYELWISDGTQEGTKMIKDINPGSASSMYNEFYAKTFTVINDRLYFIADDGVYGSELWTSDGTESGTYRITDIAQGIGNHFGSYPLHLTGYNGMIYFSASDGTGSALYRTDGTSEGTIKLVELDRIEMIELLDDRLILAAQNLDSSDDSFYLWSFDPSMETIENLNMAIGYNDIPYRAILNEELFFYGGNILTDEIGILKTNGKYGGNILLLDRSDHPYQNFGIGNVLRCGGNVYFGVQEGFSSDKELWKTDGSVEGTVPIISEQEGVFNYIGELECFNGNLFFKQTVDSKKIYLTTGETDEVYDLDINVTNNSSAPNSINNLTKVGNRLFFDGSTEENGSEIYTAYPLNIIAGSNLTDSDEDGVIDLFDECPDTELGIEVNSVGCAQNQLDDDNDGITNNLDQCPTTLPNETVDQNGCSESDVLDTDEDGVNDTLDLCPDTPTGEFVDENGCAQSQLDDDEDGVMNDRDLCPETLPIYAVDSDGCPVVFELPANNFSIETVGVTCVDKNNGQLLITANENHDYTARVNSDDYNFSTELIIQNLYAGKYELCITIAEEPDYIKCFNFEIAEAEQVTGKSSSSISNQKLLENIEMFSGTAPYTVAVNGSEQLTTMSSSFSVEVKQGDLVQVMSKFPCEGVFERKIEITEGMTFAPNPTTDNIYIYMHENPPPNINVSIYNSDLKLVRYGLLEVTNGTLKVSLESLSSGMYYIRIGSGNSDALKIIKK